The proteins below come from a single Solea senegalensis isolate Sse05_10M linkage group LG2, IFAPA_SoseM_1, whole genome shotgun sequence genomic window:
- the LOC122783937 gene encoding sodium/hydrogen exchanger 2-like, producing MRTMARSQNSIQRGAFCLFVLLLCCFRGECELQESKPSEPNSLPTVKPFHNEINEPQAFPDTERTNLPVFTMDYPRIQVPFEFTLWVLLASFAKIGFHIYHKITIWIPESCLLIAIGLIVGAIMHSVSEEPPAVLSSNVFFLYMLPPIVLDNGYFMPTRPFFENVGTVLWYAVVGTLWNSIGIGLSLFAICQFEVFGIQDINLQENLLFASIISAVDPVAALNVFEDIGINEQIYIVIFGEGLFNDAVTVVLYSMFAFLADLPAVESVDVFLGVARFFVVGVGGVIFGLLFGFVAAFTTRFTHNVRQVEPLFVFMYSYLAYLVAELFAISSVMAIITCAITMKYYVEENVSQRSCTTIRHVVKMLATVSETLIFFFLGVVTITTDHEWNWAYILFTLLFAFIWRGLGILVLTQIINPFRTIQFSFKDQFGLAYGGLRGAICFALAFTLPDNINRRNLFVTASIAVIIFTVFLQGISIRPIVEYLNIRRTNKDLLTINVEIHTRTMEHVVSGIEDLCGQWSHYYWKDKFKKFNDRVLRRILLRDNRAESSIVSLYKKLELQNAIDILDTPVGDLSAAPSIISLHDEMKEATRPKKKFLAADVGKMHDILSKNMYKIRQKTLAYTNKYNLPNESQNREILIRRHASIRRSLRPESFREMPSQNINRSLRYYSLQPGSDLESAFPLRRRSHGGSEVDRISARFQASGVSPRSSSRSLLHMRRLNTIKESRGTGQQPAASVQPQAPSPEAHISDKRDPGGSSVRGRTAPAPAPRRRSSNRTEDDEDTVDPQHPGAGVGSVRPPQLPPPRGWVPENQDPGETGTGNPLLRQPSQNGSRGSGRS from the exons ATGAGGACCATGGCTCGATCTCAAAATAGCATTCAAAGAGGAGCTTTTTGCTTGTTTGTCCTCTTGCTCTGCTGTTTTCGAGGGGAATGTGAGCTTCAGGAATCAAAACCTTCAGAGCCGAATAGCCTTCCCACTGTCAAACCTTTCCACAATGAAATCAATGAACCTCAGGCCTTCCCTGACACGGAGAGGACTAACCTCCCTGTGTTTACGATGGACTACCCTCGGATTCAGGTTCCCTTTGAGTTTACTTTGTGGGTACTGCTGGCCTCCTTTGCCAAAATCG GTTTCCACATTTACCACAAAATCACCATATGGATCCCAGAGTCCTGTCTCCTGATTGCCATCGGGCTCATCGTGGGTGCTATCATGCACTCAGTCTCAGAGGAGCCCCCTGCTGTACTCAGCTCCAACGTCTTCTTCCTCTACATGCTCCCACCCATCGTCCTTGACAATGGCTACTTCATGCCCACAAGGCCATTTTTTGAGAACGTTGGCACGGTACTGTGGTACGCTGTGGTGGGAACGCTGTGGAACAGTATTGGCATTGGGCTTTCGCTGTTTGCCATCTGCCAGTTTGAGGTGTTTGGAATTCAAGATATCAACCTGCAG GAGAACTTGCTGTTTGCCTCTATCATCTCAGCTGTAGACCCAGTGGCTGCTCTGAATGTGTTTGAGGATATTGGAATAAATGAGCAGATATACATCGTCATATTTGGAGAGGGACTCTTCAACGATGCCGTCACCGTG GTTCTTTACAGCATGTTTGCCTTTTTGGCAGACCTGCCTGCCGTTGAATCCGTTGACGTGTTCCTGGGAGTTGCCAGATTCTTCGTGGTGGGAGTCGGTGGTGTCATCTTTGGCCTCCTGTTCGGATTTGTGGCTGCGTTCACCACACGTTTTACCCACAATGTCCGCCAGGTCGAGCCCCTCTTTGTCTTCATGTACAGCTACCTGGCGTACCTGGTGGCTGAGCTGTTTGCCATCTCCAGTGTGATGGC CATCATCACATGTGCCATTACCATGAAGTACTATGTCGAGGAGAACGTATCGCAGAGATCCTGCACCACCATCCGCCATGTTGTGAAGATGCTGGCCACTGTCTCAGAGACcctcattttcttcttcctggGTGTGGTTACTATAACGACTGATCATGAGTGGAACTGGGCCTACATCCTGTTCACGCTGCTCTTTGCCTTCATCTGGAGAGGGCTCG GCATTTTGGTGCTGACTCAGATCATCAACCCATTCCGCACCATCCAGTTCTCTTTCAAGGACCAGTTTGGACTCGCCTATGGTGGCCTGCGAGGGGCAATCTGCTTCGCCCTGGCCTTCACCTTGCCTGATAACATCAACAGAAGGAACTTGTTTGTCACAGCCTCGATCGCCGTTATTATATTTACCGTTTTCCTACAG GGCATCAGCATCCGTCCAATAGTGGAGTATTTAAACATCAGGAGGACCAACAAAGACCTGCTCACCATCAATGTGGAGATTCACACCAGG ACGATGGAGCATGTTGTTTCTGGTATTGAGGACCTGTGTGGACAGTGGAGTCACTATTACTGGAAAGACAA ATTTAAGAAGTTCAATGATCGCGTTTTGAGGCGTATCCTGCTCCGAGATAACAGGGCTGAGTCCAGCATCGTGTCGCTGTATAAGAAACTGGAGCTGCAGAATGCCATTGATATACTGGACACACCTGTGGGGGACCTCAGTGCAGCGCCATCTATCATTTCTCTGCA CGATGAGATGAAGGAGGCGACTCGGCCGAAGAAGAAGTTCCTGGCTGCTGATGTGGGGAAAATGCACGACATCTTGTCGAAGAACATGTACAAGATTCGACAGAAG ACGTTGGCATACACCAACAAGTACAATCTGCCTAACGAGAGCCAAAATAGGGAGATTCTGATCCGCCGCCATGCCAGTATCAGACGTAGCCTACGACCTGAAAGTTTCCGTGAGATG CCTTCACAAAACATCAACCGGTCTCTGAGGTACTATTCCCTCCAACCTGGTTCAGATCTGGAGTCTGCCTTTCCCCTTAGAAGACGAAGTCATG GTGGCAGTGAGGTGGATCGTATCTCAGCTCGTTTCCAGGCCTCAGGAGTGTCGCCTCGCTCCTCTTCACGCTCCCTCCTTCATATGAGGAGGTTGAACACTATCAAGGAGAGTCGAGGTACAGGACAGCAGCCAGCAGCTTCTGTCCAGCCACAAGCTCCATCACCTGAAGCTCACATTTCAGACAAAAGGGATCCTGGAGGTTCCAGCGTCAGGGGCAGGACAGCACCTGCTCCTGCACCCAGGAGACGGAGTTCAAATCGCACGGAAGACGACGAAGACACAGTTGACCCTCAGCATCCAGGAGCAGGGGTGGGATCAGTGCGTCCTCCACAGCTGCCACCACCTCGTGGCTGGGTACCTGAGAACCAGGATCCAGGAGAGACTGGAACAGGAAATCCTTTACTTAGACAACCATCGCAAAATGGATCTCGAGGCTCAGGGAGATCATGA